The Thermocladium sp. ECH_B genome contains the following window.
GCCTCCAACTATCTTTCTATCCTTAAATCTATTCGAGGGATCAGGATCCGGTATCGCCTCTATTAAGGCCTGTGTATATGGATGAGCTGGATCCTTTATGACAGACCTATAAGGACCTATTTCAGCTAGCTTACCCGCGTAGAGAATCGCTATTCTATCGCTGAAGTATTTGGCCGTGGATATGTCATGAGTGATGTATAGGAATGCTATATTCATCTTCTGTTGTATTTCCTTAAGCAGCGATAATATCTCAACCCTCACCGACGCATCAAGCATCGAAACAGGCTCATCAGCCACTATGAAGTCCGGTCTTAATATCACGGCTCTACCTATTGCTATCCTCTGTCTTTGCCCACCGCTTAGCATATGGGGATACTTGAATAGGTAATCTTCTGGCGGATTCATCTTCATCTCATTCAGAGTCCGTATAACCATTTCCTCCCTCTCGGCCGCGCTACCGCCGACACCATGGATAATTAGGGGCTCCTCCAAAATAAACTTTATATTATGGAATGGATTTATCGCCGAGAATGGGTCTTGGAATATCATTTGCGCCCTTCTCCTAAACCAAGCAATGCTGGATTCACTTGCCTTGGTTATATCCTTCCCATCAAATATTAGGGTACCACCGTTCAGCTTATATAGCCGCAAAAGCGTCCTACCCAGGCTGGTCTTGCCGCTGCCTGACTCACCTATTACTGCGACTGTTTCTCCCTTTCCTATGCTTATGCTGACATCATCAACGGCCTTAACATATCTGGTCTTAGAGAATAAGCCGCTCTGAACTGTGTACCACATCTTTAATCTATGCGCTACCACTAAATGATTGGGATTTATCCACGGTGAGTCAGCCATGGATGAAGCAAGCATTAATATCCCCTTAGTATCAATATTTAAAAAGATATCCTCACTTCATTACAATAGAAACAACTATCATAGATTTATATATTGTCACTTATATAGCCAACAAGAGACTAAGTGCCTCCTAGAGCCCTTATGCTCGACATCAATGGGCGGCGGCTCANCCCTGTCACAGAGGCCCTTTAATTCANCCCTAGATGCAAAGTAGGGACACCTTGGGTTAAAGCGGCAACCAGTGGGTGGATTAATTAAACTAGGCACTTCACCAGGCATGAAAGTTAACTTCTTCTCTCCCCTAAGGGTGGGGACGCTGCCCATTAATCCAATTGTATAGGGATGCTTTGGCGATGTGTACATATCCTCAGCGCTCCCTATCTCCACCATTTTGCCCGCATACATAACTGCA
Protein-coding sequences here:
- a CDS encoding oligopeptide ABC transporter ATP-binding protein, translating into MADSPWINPNHLVVAHRLKMWYTVQSGLFSKTRYVKAVDDVSISIGKGETVAVIGESGSGKTSLGRTLLRLYKLNGGTLIFDGKDITKASESSIAWFRRRAQMIFQDPFSAINPFHNIKFILEEPLIIHGVGGSAAEREEMVIRTLNEMKMNPPEDYLFKYPHMLSGGQRQRIAIGRAVILRPDFIVADEPVSMLDASVRVEILSLLKEIQQKMNIAFLYITHDISTAKYFSDRIAILYAGKLAEIGPYRSVIKDPAHPYTQALIEAIPDPDPSNRFKDRKIVGGEPPTLINPPRGCRFHPRCPFAMDICRREEPPMVEVKNGIYAACWLHIKK